The following proteins come from a genomic window of Hydractinia symbiolongicarpus strain clone_291-10 chromosome 2, HSymV2.1, whole genome shotgun sequence:
- the LOC130628462 gene encoding uncharacterized protein LOC130628462 has protein sequence MELNKNESTFNLDGDTNVVDVLLQTFGVKGLKAGHDVACNFAAWKLSELKLFLKISGKLKGLTNAKKQKVLETVILTWKKLNYIQLSSTMTVKENQDDTDAAAPSAAILLSPIRKPIPGVTASTPRDPTLRYPDIKEGMCKADFETWTMSHLQEFLGDRNINRTGNKCRLVENAFAAYKLNLAVSATNIQEEKEQIKRDVSAKLLLENGLMRLPDPTTLKNDWVEAPINLPDTLNNNVTEYLEKNNAGKAFKGGNSLLQSGHVSNVMTHMISPNIRYCFVRGSCLPEQKLSKDPYSVWVCLHKDFGDVITGDCSCTAGVSGVCKHVGGLLWYIEREVRLGHNQTCTSKKQQWSVPSKKQLKLHVPDILNNITIKKPKAEKILSPNESYGQNRFHYDPRHVNDRSTDLLYEKDINALADVTNGNCGIVQLMRKRCHHDNADGEIISNVVEISETEHVETPMTVQQNFEKVGTTSFENFTSHLKISPAQQLLVQELTSNQSKDVSWFEYRRDRVTASKFKDCCIKVDNNFDIINPKKTRTLISKVCGYYDSKYQSKACRWGINNEPVARKIYEKNMKKSHRHFKVMEPGFFIDMAYPFIGASPDGLVSCSCHDPGLLEIKCPWTHRGLNIPEYASKKDSCLEIVGVDIKLKRKHTYFYQMQCQMHATGRNWCDFFLCTTKDSFVERIMFDKEFYDMAVRKATVVYKELILPEIYTRDLCYTLHVEKEVKETVADIVDHVTIALSNTS, from the exons ATGGaattgaataaaaatgaaagtacTTTCAACTTAGATGGTGATACAAATGTTGTCGATGTTTTACTACAAACGTTTGGTGTGAAAGGTTTGAAAGCTGGGCATGATGTAGCTTGTAACTTCGCTGCTTGGAAGTTGTCtgaattaaagttgtttttgaagATTAGTGGGAAGTTAAAGGGATTGACAAATGCCAAAAAACAGAAAGTTCTAGAAACAGTCATTTTAACTTGGAAAAAATTAAACTATATTCAGCTTTCATCAACAATGACGGTGAAGGAAAATCAAGATGACACTGATGCTGCTGCTCCTTCAGCAGCTATACTTTTGTCGCCTATACGAAAACCCATTCCTGGGGTAACAGCAAGCACACCTCGTGATCCTACGTTGAGATACCCAGACATAAAAGAAGGAATGTGCAAAGCCGATTTTGAAACATGGACGATGTCTCATCTACAAGAATTTTTAGGAGACAGAAACATCAACCGAACTGGAAATAAATGCAGATTAGTGGAAAATGCCTTCGCAGCTTATAAATTGAATCTTGCAGTATCAGCAACCAATATTCAGGAAGAGAAAGAACAAATTAAGAGGGACGTTTCTGCTAAGCTGCTATTAGAGAATGGTTTGATGAGACTGCCCGATCCCACTACATTGAAAAATGATTGGGTAGAAGCACCCATAAATCTGCCTGATACGTTAAATAACAATGTTACCGagtatttagaaaaaaacaatGCTGGCAAAGCCTTCAAGGGAGGAAATTCGTTGTTACAGTCCGGTCATGTATCGAATGTCATGACACACATGATAAGTCCGAACATTCGTTATTGTTTTGTACGTGGTTCATGTCTTCCAGAACAGAAATTATCTAAAGATCCTTATTCTGTGTGGGTTTGCTTGCACAAAGATTTTGGTGATGTAATTACTGGTGATTGTAGTTGCACTGCCGG agtATCAGGTGTGTGCAAACATGTTGGTGGTTTACTTTGGTACATTGAGCGAGAAGTGAGACTGGGACATAATCAAACATGTACATCAAAGAAGCAGCAGTGGAGTGTTCCGTCCAAGAAGCAGCTAAAATTGCATGTCCCTGATATATTAAATaacatcacaataaaaaaaccaaaagctgaaaaaattttaagtCCCAATGAAAGCTATGGACAAAATAGATTTCATTATGATCCAAGACATGTGAACGATCGTAGTACAGATTTACTTTACGAGAAAGATATTAACGCATTAGCAGATGTTACGAATGGAAATTGTGGCATCGTACAGTTGATGCGTAAACGTTGTCACCATGATAATGCGGATGGAGAAATTATATCGAATGTTGTAGAAATTTCAGAAACAGAACATGTTGAAACACCTATGACGgttcaacaaaattttgaaaaagttggtACGACATCCTTTGAAAATTTTACTAGCCATTTGAAAATTAGTCCTGCACAGCAACTTCTTGTTCAAGAACTTACATCTAATCAAAGCAAGGATGTATCATGGTTTGAATACCGACGTGATCGTGTCACAGCATCAAAGTTTAAAGACTGTTGTATAAAAGTTGATAATAACTTTGATATTATAAACCCCAAGAAAACACGTACTTTGATATCTAAAGTTTGCGGTTACTATGATTCAAAATATCAATCGAAAGCATGTCGATGGGGCATAAATAATGAACCTGTCGCCAGAAAGATATACGAGAAGAACATGAAAAAATCTCATCGACACTTCAAAGTTATGGAACCTGGATTTTTTATTGATATGGCATATCCATTTATTGGTGCAAGCCCCGATGGATTAGTTAGTTGTAGTTGTCATGATCCTGGCTTATTAGAAATTAAGTGTCCTTGGACTCATCGTGGATTGAATATACCTGAGTATGCCTCGAAGAAGGATTCATGTTTGGAAATTGTTGGCGTAGATATTAAATTAAAACGTAAACATACATATTTTTATCAGATGCAGTGCCAAATGCATGCAACCGGAAGGAACTGGtgtgatttttttctttgcacCACGAAAGACAGTTTTGTTGAAAGGATTATGTTTGACAAAGAGTTTTATGATATGGCTGTTCGAAAAGCCACAGTCGTGTATAAGGAGTTGATACTACCTGAAATATATACTAGAGACTTATGCTATACATTGCATGTGGAGAAAGAAGTGAAGGAGACTGTCGCAGATATTGTTGATCATGTTACTATTGCTTTATCTAATACCTCATGA
- the LOC130628122 gene encoding uncharacterized protein LOC130628122, which translates to MSHVGILRWHSPKTEKDAKIWEKALNRGDNEQCSRSKIYENCDSCTSKRNKTVTIIRQQIKIQELINENNDLKSGLHVKKPFSIDEIKNDDKAISLYTGLQNYGVFEWLYNRIKPKAEKLSYFKGETSYSKSNSNRKKTGPKRKLNTKSELFMTLIRLRLGLVERDLSYRFDVSQSTVSQVLSTWIPFLSRELQCLIYWPSREENNGCYPKCFKDFPNTIGIIDCTEGGLEKPSLAKAQAQTYSSYKSKNTWKKLLSITPCGTISFISKCYGGCASDRYITETCGILEKINPGDNLMADKGFNISDLLVGRGSKLIIPRFLKDKIRFTRKNCNRTSNIAKARIHVERAIARIKDFRILQGAIPVTMKDLLDDIFVICAAITNLAPPLVPFLRLSCLYFIKSPNQDKAFIFEPIMTARSSITRNKLRNMISARINDWKVKNIERLTQGVHGKVRSI; encoded by the exons ATGTCTCATGTTGGCATTCTACGATGGCATTCTCCTAAAACTGAGAAAGATGCTAAAATCTGGGAGAAGGCTTTGAATCGGGGTG ATAATGAACAATGTTCTCGTagtaaaatttatgaaaattgtGATTCGTGCACTTCGAAGCGAAACAAAACTGTTACCATTATAcgtcaacaaataaaaattcaagAATTGATAAATGAAAACAATGATTTAAAATCAGGTTTACatgtaaaaaaacctttttcaatAGACGAAATCAAGAATGACGATAAAGCGATAAGCCTGTATACCGGACTGCAAAATTATGGTGTGTTTGAATGGTTATACAACCGTATAAAACCAAAAGCTGAGAAGCTCAGTTACTTCAAGGGAGAAACCTCTTATTCAAAAAGTAATTCGAACAGAAAAAAGACAGGACCAAAAAGGAAACTCAACACAAAAAGTGAACTATTTATGACCCTCATAAGGCTTCGGCTGGGGTTAGTAGAACGAGACCTGAGTTATCGTTTTGATGTTTCTCAAAGCACTGTGTCTCAAGTGCTTAGTACGTGGATTCCATTTTTATCCAGAGAACTTCAATGTTTGATATATTGGCCTTCCAGAGAAGAAAATAATGGATGCTACCCCAAGTGCTTCAAGGATTTTCCAAACACCATCGGCATTATAGATTGTACGGAAGGTGGACTAGAAAAACCTAGTTTAGCCAAAGCGCAAGCTCAAACGTATTCTTCATACAAATCTAAAAATACTTGGAAAAAACTGTTGTCGATCACACCTTGTGGAACAATTTCGTTCATTTCAAAATGCTATGGTGGGTGTGCTTCAGATCGGTATATAACAGAAACTTGTGGCATTCTTGAGAAAATTAACCCCGGTGACAACTTGATGGCAGATAAAGGTTTTAATATAAGTGATCTGTTGGTTGGAAGAGGATCAAAATTGATTATTCCTCGGTTCTTGAAGGATAAAATTCGTTTTACCAGAAAAAACTGCAATCGAACCTCTAATATAGCTAAGGCTAGAATACACGTGGAAAGGGCAATAGCTCGAATCAAAGACTTTCGTATACTCCAAGGTGCAATACCAGTTACAATGAAAGATTTATTGGATGATATTTTTGTCATTTGTGCTGCCATCACTAACTTAGCTCCACCTCTTGTGCCATT CTTGCGCTTgtcttgtttatattttataaagtcCC ccAATCAGGACAAGGCTTTTATATTTGAACCAATCATGACAGCGCGCAGTTCGATAACGAGAAATAAGTTGCGTAATATGATCTCAGCGAGAATCAACGACTGGAAGGTTAAGAATATAGAAAGGCTAACGCAAGGCGTTCACGGTAAAGTTCGGTCCATATGA